From one Deltaproteobacteria bacterium genomic stretch:
- the guaB gene encoding IMP dehydrogenase, with translation MSPEHPDFPLALTFDDVLLLPAASKVLPRDVQVDTLLTRDIPMNIPLLSAAMDTVTEANTAISMAREGGIGIIHKNMSIERQATEVDKVKKSESGMIVDPVTMHPDQKISEVLEVMQRYRISGVPIVKDGKKLVGIVTNRDLRFETNLEQKISAVMTKENLVTAPEGITLEESKILLHENRIEKLLVVNEQGELRGLITIKDIMKIKKYPNACKDDLGRLRVGAAVGVGPDRDARVEALIQAGVDVIVVDSAHGHAEAVIESVREIKQSFANTTVIAGNVATAEGTRSLAEAGADAIKVGVGPGSICTTRVVAGVGVPQITAIMECAKVANKFELPLIADGGIKYSGDVVKALAAGAHSVMIGSLFAGTDESPGETVLYQGRSYKVYRGMGSMAAMKEGSSERYFQGDIEEDIKLVPEGIEGRVPYKGPLSSSVYQLIGGLRAGMGYVGCSTLAELRQKPRFIRITPAGLRESHVHDVIITKEAPNYQVDWK, from the coding sequence ATGAGTCCAGAGCACCCAGACTTTCCGTTGGCGCTGACCTTTGATGACGTCCTTCTCCTTCCTGCAGCCAGCAAGGTCCTGCCGAGGGATGTGCAGGTCGATACTCTATTGACCAGAGATATCCCCATGAACATACCTTTGCTGAGTGCTGCCATGGACACGGTCACAGAAGCGAATACCGCCATCAGTATGGCGAGGGAAGGCGGCATCGGCATAATTCACAAGAACATGAGCATAGAGCGGCAGGCAACTGAGGTGGACAAGGTCAAGAAATCTGAAAGCGGCATGATTGTTGATCCAGTGACCATGCATCCAGACCAGAAGATTTCAGAGGTACTGGAAGTGATGCAACGGTACCGCATTTCTGGCGTCCCCATTGTCAAGGATGGCAAAAAGCTGGTTGGTATCGTCACCAACAGAGACTTGCGATTTGAGACCAACCTGGAGCAAAAGATCTCGGCTGTAATGACAAAAGAAAATCTAGTCACAGCGCCTGAAGGCATAACTCTGGAGGAGTCCAAGATTCTGCTCCATGAGAACAGGATAGAAAAACTTCTGGTTGTCAACGAGCAGGGCGAGCTGCGCGGCCTCATAACTATAAAAGACATCATGAAGATCAAGAAATACCCCAATGCCTGCAAGGATGACCTGGGAAGATTGCGGGTTGGCGCAGCAGTGGGGGTTGGCCCTGATCGCGACGCCCGTGTGGAGGCCTTGATACAGGCCGGCGTAGATGTGATCGTGGTGGATTCCGCCCACGGGCACGCCGAGGCCGTGATAGAGAGCGTCAGGGAGATAAAGCAGTCATTTGCGAACACGACGGTCATTGCCGGCAACGTAGCTACCGCCGAAGGCACTAGGAGCCTGGCTGAAGCAGGAGCCGATGCCATCAAGGTTGGCGTTGGCCCTGGCTCCATCTGTACCACCCGTGTGGTTGCCGGGGTGGGAGTGCCGCAGATTACCGCCATAATGGAGTGCGCCAAGGTGGCAAACAAGTTCGAGCTGCCTCTCATTGCAGACGGCGGCATCAAGTACTCGGGAGATGTGGTGAAGGCTCTGGCAGCAGGGGCGCATTCGGTGATGATCGGCAGCCTGTTTGCCGGCACTGACGAGAGCCCGGGTGAGACAGTTCTCTACCAGGGCCGTTCCTACAAGGTTTACCGTGGTATGGGTTCAATGGCTGCCATGAAAGAGGGCAGCAGCGAACGCTACTTTCAAGGAGACATTGAAGAGGACATCAAGCTGGTTCCCGAAGGAATAGAGGGCAGGGTGCCTTACAAAGGGCCGCTTTCATCGAGTGTCTACCAACTTATCGGCGGCTTGCGGGCAGGGATGGGCTATGTGGGTTGCAGCACCCTGGCGGAACTTCGTCAAAAACCCCGGTTTATCCGCATCACCCCTGCGGGTCTCAGGGAAAGCCACGTGCACGACGTCATCATTACCAAGGAAGCGCCCAATTATCAGGTGGATTGGAAATAA
- a CDS encoding Ppx/GppA family phosphatase, with protein sequence MQRFASIDIGSNTLRLLIAEKTRGGRVRAVRLERRITRLGEHFLPGKRLQPEAIHRSIEALRQYATFMREEGAKHCLAGATAVVREAHNGPLFVKAVEEQTGLEVTILSGAEEARLSLLGVTSVIDASKGSIAVFDIGGGSTEVVWQRQQQAPLVNSISLPLGVVHLTERFLQQDDPPGAGACRSLRKYVRSVLADVSLPEDIKGAHWVGTAGTVTTLASMRCGLQRYDADRINGLSLQKSWLEQMADLLAETPLRQRRDIPGLERGREDIILAGVLVTLELMDIAQVSQITVSDAGLLEGLLLHLLEKFSECRPQKGCQHPE encoded by the coding sequence ATGCAGAGGTTTGCCTCCATAGACATTGGCTCCAACACCCTGCGGCTGCTCATTGCTGAAAAGACCCGCGGCGGCAGAGTTCGAGCCGTACGGCTGGAAAGACGCATCACTCGGCTTGGGGAACATTTCCTCCCCGGGAAAAGGCTGCAGCCCGAGGCAATTCACCGCAGTATCGAGGCGTTGCGACAGTACGCAACCTTCATGAGAGAAGAGGGGGCGAAGCACTGTCTGGCTGGTGCCACAGCCGTGGTAAGAGAGGCCCACAACGGCCCTCTATTTGTAAAAGCTGTTGAGGAACAGACTGGTCTCGAAGTGACGATTCTCAGCGGGGCTGAGGAAGCACGCCTTTCCCTGTTAGGGGTGACCTCAGTAATTGATGCCAGCAAAGGCAGCATTGCTGTGTTCGACATTGGCGGGGGCAGTACCGAGGTTGTCTGGCAGCGACAGCAGCAGGCACCCCTGGTCAACAGCATCAGCCTGCCCCTGGGAGTGGTCCACCTGACAGAGAGGTTTCTTCAGCAAGACGATCCTCCTGGCGCCGGTGCTTGCCGATCTCTGCGGAAGTATGTGCGCAGCGTCCTTGCCGATGTTTCCCTGCCCGAGGACATCAAGGGTGCCCACTGGGTAGGGACTGCCGGTACGGTGACTACCCTGGCGAGCATGCGCTGTGGCTTGCAGCGCTATGATGCAGACCGCATCAATGGTCTGAGCCTTCAAAAGAGTTGGCTCGAGCAAATGGCCGATTTATTGGCTGAGACACCGCTGCGTCAGCGCCGCGACATCCCGGGGCTGGAGCGAGGTCGAGAAGACATCATCCTGGCCGGCGTGCTCGTTACACTCGAGTTGATGGATATTGCTCAGGTTTCACAAATTACTGTTAGCGACGCCGGCTTGCTCGAAGGGTTGTTGTTGCATCTCCTGGAAAAATTCTCTGAGTGCCGCCCGCAAAAGGGGTGCCAGCATCCGGAGTGA
- a CDS encoding outer membrane protein transport protein, which yields MRGKWIAGVLGILIMIVCPTLAFANGFAINEQGAKALGMGGAFVAQADDPTAVYFNPAGITQLSGSQVSLGMSAISPDAKFESSTDDPVFYGTSSGDKTNLRNHTFFVPNAYFTQQYNDRLSFGLGVFANWGLRTEWPKSWPGRFIPGGTDSELKTASINPVIAFKPWDRVSVGFGAVLQYFEFELKSKQFANFNPVTGEVTELDTKFKGDDWGGGWNVGLLVELPYNFKFGASYRSQVNHTISDGDLKFSPQVPGVFFNTNLRTSFKTPAIGYLGLAWSWGPLTLEFDTHWTNWSSFSDLSADFDDLIGGKTSLQVTENYHDAWAYRFGTQYRVNEYFDVRAGLIYDESPIPDKALSPRIPSGDRWIYTVGFSGHYKKIDLDFAYNYLDDENRKLGKTAGEYLSEQLEPILGPFAPPPLEGKFKDVDAHIFALNITYRF from the coding sequence ATGAGAGGAAAATGGATTGCAGGCGTGCTGGGGATCTTGATTATGATTGTCTGTCCAACCCTCGCTTTCGCAAACGGCTTTGCCATCAATGAGCAGGGGGCCAAGGCCCTTGGCATGGGCGGCGCCTTTGTTGCCCAGGCCGACGACCCTACAGCTGTGTACTTCAACCCTGCGGGCATCACCCAGCTCAGTGGGAGCCAGGTATCTCTGGGAATGAGCGCCATAAGCCCGGATGCCAAATTTGAAAGCAGCACCGATGATCCAGTTTTTTATGGTACCTCCTCCGGTGACAAAACCAATCTGAGAAACCACACCTTTTTCGTTCCCAATGCCTACTTTACCCAGCAGTACAATGACCGCCTCAGTTTCGGACTGGGAGTGTTCGCCAACTGGGGCTTGCGCACCGAGTGGCCAAAAAGCTGGCCGGGCCGCTTCATCCCTGGAGGCACGGATTCTGAACTGAAGACGGCTTCCATCAATCCGGTGATCGCTTTCAAACCGTGGGATCGGGTCAGCGTTGGCTTCGGCGCCGTGCTGCAGTACTTTGAATTCGAATTGAAGAGCAAGCAGTTCGCAAATTTTAATCCTGTGACAGGAGAGGTTACTGAGCTGGATACCAAGTTCAAAGGCGACGACTGGGGCGGCGGCTGGAACGTGGGTCTGCTGGTTGAGCTCCCGTACAATTTCAAGTTTGGGGCTTCTTATCGAAGCCAGGTGAATCACACCATCTCCGACGGGGATCTCAAGTTCAGCCCGCAGGTCCCGGGAGTATTTTTCAATACTAACCTGAGAACTTCCTTCAAGACACCTGCCATCGGCTATCTCGGACTTGCCTGGTCATGGGGCCCCCTGACTCTTGAATTCGACACCCACTGGACAAACTGGTCCTCTTTCAGTGATCTTTCAGCGGATTTTGACGACCTGATTGGCGGCAAGACCAGTCTGCAGGTAACGGAAAACTATCATGATGCCTGGGCGTACCGTTTCGGGACGCAGTACAGGGTGAACGAGTACTTCGATGTTCGAGCCGGGCTCATCTATGACGAGAGCCCGATCCCTGATAAAGCACTCAGCCCGCGCATTCCTTCTGGTGACAGGTGGATCTATACCGTGGGCTTCAGCGGCCACTATAAAAAGATCGATCTGGATTTTGCCTACAACTACCTGGACGATGAGAATCGCAAGCTCGGCAAAACCGCCGGAGAATACCTGAGCGAGCAACTCGAGCCCATACTGGGGCCATTCGCACCGCCTCCGCTGGAGGGCAAATTCAAGGATGTGGACGCCCACATCTTTGCCCTCAATATTACCTATCGCTTCTAA
- a CDS encoding AMP-binding protein yields MECQPREDLVQLQLERLQATLNRAYRNVPFYHNRFEQVGVEPSHFRSLEDLSRLPLTSRDDLSMNYPYGLFAVPLRDIVRIHSTTGTDVRPTVSGYTRKDLKVWKELVARCLCGAGVGPEDIIQICFDPGLADWAREFKDGAEAMQASVIPMTVMEIPKQIMVMNDYKTSVLVSTPSYLRQIIREMTRMGINPNALSLKRAVLLGETLSQKTRTFLADSLHINIHTAYGLSEVPGPGIAYECNEHDGLHINEDHFVVEIIDPESGAVLPAEQNGEVVLTTLTAQAYPLVRFRTGDRGSITMESCNCGRVFARLRQGRGRTDSQLVIRGVKIHPRLIEGIISQLVQGKKTSYVGFVRRQEELDLLEIWIEVDEDNFSDEIKVLEQLVHRMRQELEQRLGIPARVRLVESMSMAACREHLGRIVDQRTNG; encoded by the coding sequence ATGGAATGCCAGCCCAGAGAAGATCTGGTGCAACTGCAACTGGAACGACTGCAGGCAACGCTGAACAGGGCATACAGAAACGTTCCTTTCTATCATAATCGCTTCGAGCAGGTGGGAGTTGAACCTTCGCACTTCCGCAGCCTGGAAGATCTGAGCCGCCTTCCCCTTACCAGCCGGGACGATCTCAGTATGAACTATCCTTACGGGCTCTTTGCAGTACCGTTGCGGGATATAGTGCGGATACACAGCACCACCGGCACGGATGTGCGGCCAACAGTGAGTGGCTATACCAGGAAAGACCTCAAAGTTTGGAAGGAACTTGTGGCCCGTTGTCTCTGCGGAGCAGGGGTGGGCCCTGAAGATATAATCCAGATCTGTTTTGATCCTGGTCTGGCAGATTGGGCCAGAGAATTCAAAGATGGGGCCGAGGCCATGCAAGCCTCTGTGATACCTATGACCGTAATGGAGATACCCAAACAGATTATGGTCATGAACGACTATAAGACCTCGGTGCTTGTCTCCACTCCTTCTTATTTGAGGCAAATTATTCGAGAAATGACCCGCATGGGCATCAATCCGAATGCCCTGTCTCTCAAACGGGCAGTTCTTCTCGGAGAAACGCTCAGCCAGAAGACCCGGACCTTCCTGGCAGACTCACTGCACATCAATATTCACACAGCTTATGGTCTCAGCGAGGTTCCAGGTCCTGGCATCGCCTATGAGTGCAATGAACACGACGGCTTGCACATCAACGAAGACCACTTCGTTGTGGAGATAATCGATCCAGAAAGCGGCGCCGTCTTACCAGCCGAACAAAACGGCGAAGTAGTGCTGACAACCCTTACAGCCCAGGCATATCCCCTTGTTCGTTTTCGCACTGGAGACAGGGGCAGCATAACAATGGAGAGCTGCAACTGCGGCAGGGTATTTGCCAGATTGCGGCAGGGCCGCGGCCGTACTGACAGCCAGCTGGTCATTCGGGGAGTAAAGATCCATCCACGTCTGATTGAAGGCATTATTTCGCAGCTGGTCCAGGGGAAAAAGACATCATATGTGGGATTCGTCCGGCGCCAGGAAGAGCTCGATCTGCTGGAGATCTGGATTGAGGTGGATGAGGACAATTTTTCTGATGAGATAAAGGTTCTGGAGCAGCTGGTGCACCGTATGCGGCAGGAGCTGGAACAGAGGCTGGGAATACCTGCCCGGGTCCGCCTGGTGGAATCAATGAGCATGGCAGCCTGTCGAGAGCATCTGGGTCGGATCGTAGACCAGCGGACCAATGGCTAG
- a CDS encoding ABC transporter ATP-binding protein encodes MLRIRNLQTFYGRIRALDNISLSVRPGEIVALIGANGAGKSTILNSISGILTPTHGDIFFEGIRLNNRSPESVVRLGISQVPEGRLIFHPLTVLENLELGAYVRFKKRDKARIFEDLDMVFTLFPTLAERRDQVSGTLSGGEQQMLAISRALMARPKMLLLDEPSMGLAPLVTAEILRTIVRLRDEGITILIVEQNARAALNIADRGYVLETGRVILEGTGSELLEDSEVKRAYLGKDYREFAEGR; translated from the coding sequence TTGCTTAGGATTCGAAATCTGCAGACCTTCTACGGCCGCATTAGGGCTCTGGACAATATTTCTCTTTCTGTCAGGCCGGGTGAGATCGTGGCGCTCATTGGAGCCAACGGTGCTGGCAAGAGTACCATACTGAACAGTATTTCTGGCATTCTCACGCCGACTCATGGGGATATCTTCTTCGAAGGGATTCGCCTCAACAATCGCTCCCCTGAGAGTGTGGTGCGGCTGGGCATAAGCCAGGTGCCGGAGGGCAGACTTATCTTCCATCCTTTGACTGTGCTGGAAAACCTGGAGCTTGGCGCCTATGTGCGCTTCAAGAAGCGAGACAAAGCGAGGATCTTTGAGGATCTGGATATGGTGTTCACTCTGTTCCCCACTCTTGCCGAGAGAAGAGATCAGGTCTCGGGCACCCTTTCTGGGGGAGAGCAACAGATGCTTGCCATCAGCAGAGCGCTCATGGCCCGGCCTAAAATGCTTCTGTTGGATGAGCCATCTATGGGACTGGCCCCCCTGGTGACTGCAGAGATACTGCGAACGATCGTGCGCTTGCGTGATGAGGGAATCACCATCCTGATTGTGGAACAGAATGCCCGGGCCGCCTTGAATATTGCAGATCGGGGTTATGTCCTGGAGACAGGAAGGGTGATTCTGGAAGGAACCGGTTCGGAACTGTTGGAGGACAGTGAGGTGAAGAGGGCCTACCTGGGCAAAGACTACAGGGAGTTTGCAGAAGGAAGGTGA
- a CDS encoding ABC transporter ATP-binding protein — protein MEREHQEQVLLQTEQLCKSFGGVQAVYDVTFSVYSGQIKGVIGPNGAGKTTLFNLFTGVYPADKGKVYFCGRSLEGLAPYKVAEYGIARTFQNVELFEHMSVLENVMVGLHPRTRVGFLGAAFRLPSARREEKHIRQQALEILEFIKLAEKADLASGSLPFGLQRKLEIARALAVGPKLLLLDEPASGLNAAETADLGRLLLRIRQRGITILLVEHDMSLTMDICDEIMVMDYGRKLAEGSPREIQQHPEVIAAYLGEEPVA, from the coding sequence ATGGAACGAGAACACCAGGAACAGGTGCTGCTGCAGACAGAACAGTTGTGCAAGTCATTCGGCGGTGTACAGGCGGTGTACGATGTCACTTTTTCTGTCTATAGTGGGCAGATAAAAGGGGTTATAGGTCCGAACGGCGCTGGCAAGACCACTCTATTCAACCTGTTCACCGGAGTCTATCCCGCGGACAAGGGCAAGGTCTACTTCTGTGGCAGAAGTCTCGAAGGACTGGCACCCTACAAAGTCGCCGAATACGGCATTGCGCGGACGTTTCAGAATGTTGAGTTGTTTGAACACATGAGTGTGCTCGAAAACGTCATGGTGGGGCTTCACCCTCGAACGAGGGTGGGATTTCTTGGAGCTGCCTTCCGACTGCCGAGCGCACGCCGGGAAGAGAAGCATATTCGCCAGCAGGCTCTGGAGATCCTCGAGTTCATCAAACTGGCAGAAAAAGCAGACCTGGCCAGTGGCTCTTTACCCTTTGGTCTGCAGCGCAAGCTGGAGATTGCCAGGGCCCTGGCAGTTGGTCCCAAACTTCTGCTGCTGGATGAACCAGCCTCCGGTTTGAATGCGGCCGAAACTGCAGACCTTGGCCGCCTGCTGCTGCGTATACGCCAGAGGGGAATTACCATTTTGCTGGTGGAGCATGATATGAGCCTCACCATGGATATCTGTGACGAGATAATGGTAATGGACTATGGCCGCAAGCTGGCCGAGGGAAGTCCCCGTGAAATCCAACAGCACCCTGAGGTAATTGCCGCATATCTTGGAGAGGAGCCAGTTGCTTAG
- a CDS encoding branched-chain amino acid ABC transporter permease → MAKHRWLQVSICGVVLAAVPLLLPGRYYLNVLIFIGIHTLLAVGLNLLMGYAGQISLGHAAFFGLGAYTSGILSATYQVSPWLAMLAAVAVTVTVALLVGIPTLKLTGYYLAMATLGFGIIVHICFKEFTWLTGGPSGLVGIPSLRLGGLVLDDPWSYYYLVWAVVLGAISLSLNIVDSRVGRALRAIHDSETAAAASGVATAQLKIWVFVLSAVYASVAGSLYAHFVTFISPSSFDFMFSIKLVTMVVIGGMASIWGAILGAATLTVLPEVLAVFHDYDIIIFGTILMVVMIFMPQGLTRGVLDLVGRRRLQQSAATAGRSDG, encoded by the coding sequence ATCGCAAAGCACAGGTGGCTGCAGGTGAGCATATGCGGGGTTGTGCTGGCGGCAGTGCCATTGCTGCTGCCAGGCCGCTATTATCTAAATGTGCTCATCTTTATTGGCATTCATACCTTGCTGGCGGTTGGCCTGAATCTATTAATGGGATACGCTGGCCAGATCAGCCTGGGGCACGCCGCTTTTTTCGGCCTCGGGGCCTATACTTCTGGGATTCTTTCCGCCACCTATCAGGTGTCTCCGTGGCTGGCCATGCTGGCTGCGGTGGCAGTGACAGTCACGGTGGCCCTGCTCGTGGGTATCCCCACACTAAAGCTTACTGGTTATTACCTGGCCATGGCCACTCTAGGCTTCGGCATCATCGTCCACATTTGCTTCAAAGAGTTCACCTGGCTCACTGGCGGCCCTTCAGGTCTGGTAGGTATACCCTCCCTGCGGTTGGGAGGCTTGGTACTCGACGACCCCTGGTCCTACTACTACCTGGTGTGGGCAGTGGTGCTCGGTGCCATCAGCCTCAGTCTCAATATAGTGGACTCCCGGGTGGGAAGGGCTTTGCGCGCAATTCATGATAGTGAGACCGCAGCTGCGGCCTCCGGGGTGGCAACGGCACAGTTGAAGATCTGGGTGTTCGTATTGAGCGCTGTGTACGCTTCAGTGGCAGGCAGCCTCTATGCCCATTTTGTTACCTTTATAAGCCCGAGCTCCTTCGATTTCATGTTCTCCATCAAGCTGGTCACTATGGTGGTAATTGGCGGTATGGCCAGCATCTGGGGCGCCATCCTGGGGGCGGCCACCCTGACAGTGCTGCCCGAGGTGCTGGCGGTATTTCACGACTACGACATTATCATCTTCGGTACTATCCTCATGGTGGTGATGATTTTCATGCCCCAGGGGCTCACCAGGGGAGTGCTAGATCTTGTTGGTAGACGCCGCCTGCAGCAGAGCGCGGCAACGGCGGGCCGCTCTGACGGTTGA
- a CDS encoding branched-chain amino acid ABC transporter permease, producing MDLGSQILQYFISGITNGAIYAVIALGFTVIYNATEVINFAQGEFVMLGAMVMITLSGVNGLPVWLCFILAVSVVTLVGMVLERLAIRPVKSASAISLIIITVGASIFLRGVAMMLWGKDSLGLQPFTGERPIRIAGAALTPQSLWVLGITVLVMVALQFFYKKTITGKAMRACSFSKRGACLVGIGVNRMVLLSFGLSAAMGAAGGIVIAPITMCGYDMGTMLGLKGFCAAVLGGLGSSPGSIAGGFLLGILEAMGAGLISSGFKDAIAFAILLIMLFIRPSGLLGQGETGRV from the coding sequence ATGGATCTCGGCAGCCAAATCCTGCAATATTTCATCTCGGGCATCACCAACGGCGCTATTTACGCCGTGATTGCTCTCGGTTTTACCGTCATCTACAATGCCACCGAGGTGATAAATTTCGCCCAGGGCGAATTTGTCATGTTGGGGGCCATGGTGATGATCACCCTCAGTGGAGTCAACGGCTTGCCTGTGTGGCTGTGTTTTATTCTGGCAGTGTCAGTGGTGACACTGGTGGGTATGGTGCTGGAGCGGCTGGCCATCAGACCAGTGAAGTCTGCCAGTGCCATCAGCCTCATAATTATTACGGTAGGCGCTTCTATTTTCCTGAGGGGCGTGGCCATGATGCTCTGGGGCAAGGATTCTTTAGGGCTGCAGCCGTTTACAGGTGAAAGGCCCATCAGGATCGCCGGTGCCGCACTGACGCCTCAGAGCCTCTGGGTACTTGGCATAACAGTGCTGGTAATGGTTGCCTTGCAGTTTTTTTACAAAAAGACCATCACGGGCAAGGCTATGAGGGCCTGCTCTTTCAGCAAAAGGGGTGCCTGTCTGGTAGGAATTGGGGTAAACCGCATGGTGCTGCTCTCTTTTGGCCTGAGTGCTGCCATGGGCGCGGCCGGCGGCATCGTCATTGCGCCCATCACCATGTGTGGCTACGACATGGGTACTATGCTCGGACTCAAGGGCTTTTGTGCAGCAGTTCTGGGAGGTCTTGGCAGCAGTCCTGGATCCATTGCAGGAGGTTTTCTTCTCGGTATACTGGAAGCCATGGGCGCCGGCCTCATCAGCTCCGGATTCAAGGACGCCATTGCCTTTGCTATCCTGCTGATCATGCTGTTCATCCGACCGAGCGGTTTGCTCGGCCAAGGCGAGACAGGTAGGGTGTAA
- a CDS encoding ABC transporter substrate-binding protein — protein MKLGRLRVWKIWLSILAALLLLPTGCAKKKEAKAPYRIGGIFAITGPASFLGEPERNSMLLLAEKINAAGGINGHPLEVIIYDTEGDATKAVLNANKLIEKDKVLAIVGPSRSGTTLAVVPIVEKAQVPLISCAASVKITTPVKKWVFKTPQTDVMAVSKIYDYLKGQGAKKIAILTVSNAFGDSGRQQLLQQAADYGYQIVADERFGPKDTDMTPQLTKIRGLKPEAIICWGTNPGPAVVAKNMKQLGMDIPLYQSHGVASKKFIELAGKASEGIILPTGKILVAGSLPDNDPQKAVLLQYISEYEAKYNSAVSGFGGYAWDGLQILAQALKVSGADRARLRDEIEKITDYVGISGIFRFSPKDHNGLNKDEAFVMVKIVQGNWQIIK, from the coding sequence ATGAAGTTAGGGCGATTGAGAGTTTGGAAGATATGGTTGAGTATTTTGGCGGCACTGCTCCTGCTGCCAACCGGCTGTGCCAAAAAAAAGGAGGCCAAGGCTCCGTACAGGATTGGTGGAATTTTTGCCATTACAGGACCTGCATCCTTTCTGGGGGAACCGGAGCGCAATTCTATGCTGCTGCTGGCCGAAAAGATAAACGCTGCCGGGGGCATCAATGGTCATCCGTTAGAGGTGATCATTTACGACACTGAGGGTGATGCAACAAAGGCAGTGCTCAACGCCAACAAGCTGATAGAAAAAGATAAGGTGCTTGCCATTGTGGGACCTTCGCGCAGCGGCACGACCCTGGCAGTGGTGCCGATTGTCGAGAAGGCTCAGGTGCCTCTCATTTCCTGCGCTGCTTCTGTGAAAATTACTACGCCGGTAAAAAAGTGGGTTTTCAAGACGCCGCAGACCGATGTGATGGCAGTGTCCAAGATCTACGACTATCTCAAGGGGCAGGGCGCCAAGAAAATCGCCATTCTTACTGTCAGCAACGCCTTCGGTGACAGCGGCAGACAACAATTGCTCCAGCAGGCCGCCGATTACGGCTACCAGATCGTGGCTGACGAAAGGTTTGGACCGAAAGATACTGACATGACGCCGCAGTTGACCAAGATCCGCGGGCTCAAGCCAGAGGCCATTATTTGTTGGGGAACGAATCCAGGTCCCGCAGTAGTGGCCAAAAATATGAAGCAACTTGGCATGGACATTCCACTCTACCAGAGCCATGGTGTGGCCTCGAAGAAGTTTATAGAACTTGCGGGCAAGGCTTCCGAGGGAATTATCCTGCCCACCGGCAAAATTCTGGTGGCTGGAAGTCTTCCTGACAATGATCCTCAGAAAGCGGTGCTGCTCCAGTATATCTCTGAATATGAAGCGAAATATAATAGTGCTGTCTCGGGCTTTGGCGGCTACGCCTGGGACGGCCTGCAGATACTGGCACAGGCCTTGAAAGTGTCAGGCGCTGACAGGGCCCGGTTGCGTGATGAAATCGAAAAAATCACAGATTATGTCGGAATCAGTGGGATCTTCCGCTTTTCTCCCAAGGATCACAACGGCTTGAACAAGGATGAAGCCTTTGTCATGGTAAAAATTGTCCAGGGTAATTGGCAGATTATTAAATAA
- a CDS encoding ACT domain-containing protein — MRVEQISIFLENKAGRLAEVTRILGQGNINIRALSLADTSDFGILRLIVNDHEKAKEILKEHGFTVGRTEVVAVEVEDKPGGLNKILQILFEAHINVEYMYAFVQQSGQNAVLIFRFDDIDAAVDVLRRNGVTVIEGKKLYSM, encoded by the coding sequence ATGAGAGTTGAACAAATTTCGATATTCCTCGAGAACAAAGCAGGGAGGCTTGCCGAAGTAACCCGCATCCTTGGACAGGGCAATATAAATATCCGCGCCCTTTCACTGGCTGATACTTCCGACTTTGGCATTCTCAGGCTCATTGTCAACGATCACGAGAAGGCAAAAGAGATACTCAAGGAGCATGGCTTCACAGTCGGCAGAACCGAAGTGGTGGCTGTGGAGGTCGAAGACAAACCTGGTGGACTCAACAAGATCTTGCAGATACTGTTCGAGGCCCACATCAATGTGGAATACATGTACGCCTTTGTCCAGCAAAGCGGCCAGAATGCAGTGCTCATTTTCCGTTTCGATGACATAGACGCGGCAGTGGATGTCCTCAGGCGAAACGGAGTTACGGTCATAGAAGGCAAGAAACTGTACAGCATGTAA